A window of the Nisaea acidiphila genome harbors these coding sequences:
- the dnaA gene encoding chromosomal replication initiator protein DnaA — MTADMSGDQELCWARVRGRLRTELGDAVFRNWLKPLTFEGIDEGTAIMRAPSPFVRDRVRSQYSDRLRAIWSVEHPDVKSIAIFAAGRGRTEPERAAEGADQPEAGIEAEPLPAPAVRSAPAAEERADFEAPLDPRFTFDNFVVGKPNELAFAAARRVAESESVPFNPLFLYGGVGLGKTHLMHAIAWHVRQKHPSRRVIYLSAEKFMYQFIRALRFRDTVAFKDQFRSVDLLMIDDVQFISGKDSTQEEFFHTFNALVDQNRQVVISADKSPTDLEGMEERLRSRLGWGLVADIHPTNYELRLGIMQSKAERLGVEMPEKVLEFLSHKISSNVRELEGALNRIVAHATLVGRDISLEMTQEVLADLLRANDRRVTVEEIQRQVANHFQIRLSEMHSARRSRAIARPRQVAMYLSKQLTSQSLPDIGRKFGGRDHTTVLHAVKKVEELRGQDKQFNDDVDLLRRMLES; from the coding sequence ATGACCGCGGATATGTCGGGCGATCAGGAGCTTTGCTGGGCGCGGGTGCGCGGCAGGCTGCGAACCGAACTGGGCGATGCGGTCTTCCGCAACTGGCTGAAGCCACTCACTTTCGAGGGTATCGACGAAGGCACCGCGATCATGCGGGCGCCGAGCCCCTTTGTCCGCGACCGTGTCCGCTCGCAGTATTCTGACCGTCTGAGGGCGATCTGGTCGGTCGAGCATCCCGATGTGAAATCGATCGCAATCTTTGCGGCGGGCCGTGGCCGTACCGAACCGGAGCGTGCCGCGGAGGGTGCCGACCAGCCGGAGGCTGGTATCGAGGCGGAGCCTCTGCCCGCGCCGGCGGTCCGGAGCGCGCCCGCTGCCGAAGAGCGCGCCGATTTCGAGGCGCCGCTCGATCCGCGCTTCACTTTCGACAATTTCGTCGTTGGTAAGCCGAACGAACTGGCCTTCGCGGCGGCGCGCCGGGTTGCCGAAAGCGAGTCTGTGCCGTTCAATCCGCTGTTCCTCTATGGCGGCGTCGGTCTTGGTAAGACCCACCTGATGCACGCCATCGCTTGGCATGTCCGGCAGAAGCATCCGAGCCGGCGGGTGATCTATCTCTCCGCCGAAAAGTTCATGTACCAGTTCATCCGGGCGCTGCGCTTCCGCGATACGGTCGCTTTCAAGGATCAGTTCCGCTCGGTCGATCTGCTGATGATCGACGACGTGCAGTTCATCAGCGGCAAGGACTCCACCCAGGAAGAGTTTTTCCATACCTTCAACGCACTGGTGGACCAGAACCGGCAGGTGGTGATTTCCGCCGACAAGTCGCCGACCGACCTTGAAGGCATGGAAGAGCGGCTGCGCTCGCGCCTCGGCTGGGGTCTGGTGGCGGATATCCATCCGACGAACTACGAGCTGCGCCTCGGTATCATGCAGTCCAAGGCCGAGCGCCTCGGCGTCGAGATGCCGGAGAAGGTGCTGGAATTCCTATCCCACAAGATCTCCTCGAACGTCCGCGAACTCGAAGGTGCGCTCAACCGCATCGTCGCGCATGCGACCCTTGTCGGTCGCGATATCTCTCTGGAAATGACCCAGGAGGTGCTCGCTGACCTTCTGCGGGCCAACGACCGCCGGGTAACGGTGGAGGAGATCCAGCGTCAGGTGGCGAACCACTTCCAGATCCGGCTCTCCGAGATGCATTCGGCCCGCCGTTCGCGCGCGATCGCGCGGCCGCGCCAGGTCGCAATGTACCTCTCGAAGCAGCTGACCTCGCAATCCCTGCCGGATATCGGCCGGAAATTCGGCGGCCGCGACCACACGACCGTGCTGCATGCGGTGAAGAAAGTCGAGGAACTGCGGGGCCAGGACAAGCAGTTCAACGACGATGTCGACCTGCTCCGCCGGATGCTGGAATCCTGA
- a CDS encoding enoyl-CoA hydratase, translating into MAYECIEVDKRGPVGLITLNRPKALNALSSQLMAELGEALAAFEADDEVGCMVLTGSEKAFAAGADIKEMQSKSFADVFSEDFITSGWEDLTRCRKPVIAAVAGYALGGGCEVAMMCDFILAADTAKFGQPEITIGTIPGSGGTQRLTRFVGKSKAMEMCLTGRMMDAEEAERAGLVSRIVPAAELLDEAIKTAERIAGMSRPSVLMTKESVNRAYETTLAEGIKYERRLFHSTFATEDQKEGMSAFAEKRQPNFKHR; encoded by the coding sequence ATGGCATATGAATGTATTGAAGTCGACAAGAGGGGCCCGGTCGGCCTGATCACGCTGAACCGCCCGAAAGCGCTGAACGCGCTTTCGAGCCAGCTGATGGCGGAACTGGGTGAGGCGCTCGCCGCTTTCGAGGCGGATGACGAGGTCGGCTGTATGGTCCTGACCGGCAGCGAGAAAGCCTTCGCGGCCGGCGCCGATATCAAGGAAATGCAGTCCAAGAGCTTCGCCGACGTGTTCAGCGAGGATTTCATTACCAGCGGCTGGGAAGACCTGACCCGCTGCCGCAAGCCAGTGATCGCGGCTGTCGCGGGCTACGCGCTCGGCGGCGGCTGCGAGGTCGCGATGATGTGCGACTTCATTCTCGCCGCCGATACCGCGAAGTTCGGTCAGCCGGAAATCACCATCGGGACCATTCCGGGCTCTGGCGGGACCCAGCGCCTGACCCGCTTCGTCGGCAAGTCCAAGGCGATGGAAATGTGCCTGACGGGGCGCATGATGGACGCCGAGGAGGCGGAGCGGGCCGGCCTTGTGAGCCGCATCGTGCCGGCGGCTGAGCTGCTGGACGAGGCGATCAAGACGGCGGAGCGGATCGCGGGCATGTCGCGCCCCTCCGTGCTGATGACCAAGGAATCGGTGAACCGGGCCTACGAGACCACTCTCGCCGAGGGCATCAAGTACGAACGGCGTCTGTTCCATTCGACCTTCGCCACCGAGGACCAGAAGGAAGGCATGTCGGCTTTCGCGGAAAAACGGCAGCCGAATTTCAAACACCGCTGA
- the rpsT gene encoding 30S ribosomal protein S20 → MAQHQSAKKRIRRNERRRVINHARISRIRTFVKKVETAIASGDKDAAQAAFKSAQPEMQRGVSNGVLHKNTVARKLSRLSARIKAISA, encoded by the coding sequence ATGGCGCAACATCAGTCTGCCAAGAAACGTATTCGCCGCAACGAACGGCGCCGGGTGATCAACCACGCCCGGATCAGCCGCATCCGTACCTTCGTGAAGAAGGTCGAGACGGCGATCGCCAGCGGGGACAAGGACGCGGCCCAGGCCGCCTTCAAGTCTGCGCAGCCGGAAATGCAGCGCGGCGTGAGCAATGGTGTCCTGCACAAGAACACCGTCGCCCGCAAGCTGTCGCGGCTGTCCGCCCGCATCAAGGCGATTTCTGCGTAA
- the dnaN gene encoding DNA polymerase III subunit beta: protein MKIVIDRAALLKPLGHVQSVVERRNTIPILSNVLLKAADGRLSLSTTDMDMDIVESVACDVSETGVVTVPAHTLYDIVRKLPEGSDVELAATGDVSRVTIRAGRSNFSLPALMPEEFPALSGDALPNSFVISAADICMLIDRTRFAISTEETRYYLNGIYLHAAEANGVKVLRAVATDGHRLARVQMPLPDGAEEMPGVIVPRKAVNEIYKLIGEVEGDVTVSLSDTKLRVAFEDTVVTTKLIDGTFPDYERVIPAGNDKMLYVDRQRFSEAVDRVATISTEKSRSVKLAVGSGNLVLSASSPDNGTAQEEVEVDYGASDLEIGFNSKYLLDITGQIEGERAVFKLADQASPTIILDQDDESALYVLMPMRV from the coding sequence ATGAAAATCGTTATTGATCGCGCGGCTTTGCTGAAGCCTCTCGGGCACGTCCAAAGTGTGGTGGAGCGGCGGAATACGATCCCGATCCTGTCCAACGTCTTGCTGAAGGCGGCCGATGGCCGCCTCTCGCTCAGCACAACCGATATGGACATGGATATCGTCGAGTCCGTGGCGTGCGACGTATCGGAGACCGGCGTCGTCACGGTACCGGCGCACACGCTCTACGACATCGTGCGCAAGCTGCCGGAAGGCTCCGACGTGGAGCTCGCGGCGACGGGTGACGTCAGCCGGGTGACAATCCGTGCCGGACGTTCGAACTTCTCGCTGCCGGCCCTGATGCCTGAGGAGTTTCCGGCGCTCAGCGGCGACGCCCTGCCGAACAGTTTCGTCATCAGCGCGGCCGATATCTGCATGCTGATCGACCGGACCCGGTTCGCGATCTCGACCGAAGAGACCCGTTATTACCTGAACGGTATCTACCTGCACGCGGCGGAGGCAAACGGCGTGAAGGTGTTGCGCGCGGTGGCGACGGACGGGCACCGGCTCGCCCGGGTGCAGATGCCGCTGCCGGACGGTGCCGAGGAGATGCCGGGCGTGATCGTGCCGCGCAAGGCGGTGAACGAGATCTACAAGCTGATCGGCGAGGTCGAGGGCGACGTCACGGTCTCGCTGTCCGACACCAAGCTCCGGGTCGCGTTCGAGGACACGGTGGTCACGACCAAGCTGATCGACGGCACCTTCCCGGACTATGAGCGGGTGATCCCGGCCGGCAACGACAAGATGCTCTATGTCGACCGCCAGCGTTTCTCCGAGGCGGTGGATCGCGTGGCGACGATCTCGACCGAGAAGTCCCGCTCGGTGAAGCTGGCTGTCGGCAGCGGCAATCTGGTTCTTTCCGCGAGCAGCCCGGACAACGGCACCGCGCAGGAAGAGGTCGAAGTCGATTACGGCGCAAGCGATCTCGAGATCGGCTTCAACTCGAAATACCTGCTCGACATCACCGGCCAGATCGAGGGCGAGCGGGCGGTGTTCAAGCTGGCCGACCAGGCCTCGCCGACCATCATCCTGGATCAGGATGACGAGAGTGCCCTTTACGTGCTGATGCCGATGCGCGTCTGA
- the mutM gene encoding bifunctional DNA-formamidopyrimidine glycosylase/DNA-(apurinic or apyrimidinic site) lyase, giving the protein MPELPEVETVMRGLQPFMEGRRMTRVEQRRPDLRWPLPADFVARLEGKRVDHMTRRAKYILVHMDDGTVLLWHLGMSGKVNIDAVRPAELEKHDHIVFTMEDGTVIRFNDHRRFGAMDLISGPALAGHKLIAALGPEPLSNAFNGPALAAALKGKRTPIKAALLDQKVVAGLGNIYVSEALFRSGISPLRQAANVQGVRAERLAGAIRQVLEDAIRAGGSTLRDHQRPDGELGYFQHSFQVYDREGVPCPVDAAHGPIRRIVQSGRSTFYCPRCQR; this is encoded by the coding sequence GTGCCCGAACTGCCCGAGGTGGAAACCGTGATGCGCGGCCTGCAGCCCTTCATGGAGGGCCGCCGGATGACGCGCGTCGAGCAGCGGCGCCCCGATTTGCGCTGGCCGCTTCCCGCCGATTTCGTCGCCCGACTCGAAGGCAAGCGTGTCGACCATATGACCCGGCGGGCGAAATACATTCTCGTCCATATGGACGACGGCACGGTGCTGCTCTGGCATCTCGGGATGTCCGGGAAAGTGAATATCGACGCGGTCCGCCCGGCGGAGCTCGAGAAGCACGATCACATCGTCTTCACCATGGAGGACGGCACGGTGATCCGTTTCAACGATCACCGCCGCTTCGGGGCGATGGACCTGATTTCCGGCCCGGCGCTTGCCGGGCACAAGCTGATCGCCGCGCTCGGACCGGAGCCGCTTTCGAACGCTTTTAACGGCCCCGCGCTCGCCGCCGCTCTCAAAGGCAAGCGTACGCCGATCAAGGCCGCGCTGCTCGATCAGAAGGTGGTCGCCGGCCTCGGGAATATCTATGTCTCGGAAGCGCTGTTTCGCTCGGGCATCTCTCCGCTCCGGCAGGCGGCGAACGTGCAGGGCGTGCGGGCCGAACGCCTGGCGGGGGCGATCCGGCAGGTGCTCGAGGACGCGATCCGTGCCGGTGGGTCGACCCTCAGGGATCATCAGCGTCCGGACGGGGAGCTCGGCTATTTCCAGCATTCCTTCCAGGTCTATGACCGCGAGGGCGTGCCCTGTCCGGTGGACGCCGCACACGGCCCGATTCGCCGGATCGTGCAGTCCGGCCGCTCGACTTTCTATTGTCCCCGCTGCCAGCGCTGA
- the ubiE gene encoding bifunctional demethylmenaquinone methyltransferase/2-methoxy-6-polyprenyl-1,4-benzoquinol methylase UbiE, translating into MTESATTHFGFQDVPVGEKAGMVRQVFDSVAGRYDLMNDLMSLGIHRLWKDALMDWIAPRPDLTLLDVAGGTGDIAFRYRARGGGPVTVCDINESMLTVGRERAAENGVEGLTWIVGNAEMLPVEDASVDLYTIAFGLRNVTDIDAALRDARRVLKPGGRFLCLEFSRLAIPALDPVYDFYSFKVLPEIGARVADDREAYQYLAESIRKFPDQESFVERIGAAGFGRIRYRNLSGGIAAIHSAWKI; encoded by the coding sequence ATGACAGAGAGCGCCACCACCCATTTCGGCTTCCAGGACGTGCCGGTCGGCGAGAAGGCCGGGATGGTGCGCCAGGTCTTCGATTCCGTGGCCGGGCGCTACGACCTGATGAACGACCTGATGAGCCTCGGCATTCACCGGCTCTGGAAGGACGCGCTGATGGACTGGATCGCGCCGCGGCCGGACCTGACGCTGCTCGACGTCGCCGGCGGCACCGGGGACATCGCCTTCCGCTACCGGGCGCGCGGCGGCGGACCGGTGACGGTCTGCGACATCAACGAGTCGATGCTGACCGTCGGACGCGAGCGGGCGGCCGAGAACGGCGTCGAGGGCCTCACCTGGATTGTCGGTAACGCGGAAATGCTCCCCGTCGAGGACGCGTCGGTTGACCTCTACACCATCGCCTTCGGGCTCCGGAACGTCACCGATATCGATGCCGCGCTGCGCGACGCGCGCCGGGTGCTGAAGCCGGGCGGCCGTTTCCTCTGTCTCGAATTCAGCCGGCTCGCCATTCCGGCGCTCGACCCGGTCTACGATTTCTATTCCTTCAAGGTGCTGCCGGAGATCGGCGCCCGGGTCGCCGACGACCGCGAGGCTTACCAGTATCTCGCCGAGAGCATCCGCAAGTTCCCCGACCAGGAGAGCTTCGTCGAGCGGATCGGCGCGGCCGGCTTCGGCCGCATCCGTTACCGCAATCTCTCCGGCGGGATCGCCGCCATCCATTCCGCTTGGAAGATCTGA